The Thermodesulfobacteriota bacterium sequence GGCAGTCGCTTAAGCCGGATGAGGTATTGGTCGTCGACAACAACTCAAAGAAGAGTTATGAGTCTGTTTTCGAGGAATTTAGGAATATTTTGCCATTAAAGACTTTTGTAGAAACGACCCCCGGCATCCCCGCAGCCCGGAACCGGGGCATTCAGGAATCCAGTGGAGACATAATTCTTTTTACCGACGATGACTGCGAAGCAGGTAATACATGGGTGGAAAACCTGGTAAAGCCTTTTTATCAAAACCCTTATATCGGAGCGGTGGGTGGTGAAATCTTCTCGGCAGAAAAAAACGGCAGTCTTGTCGAAGAGTTTTGTATTTCCGAGACACTGATGAGAATGGGAAGACAGGAGGCAGAAAACTAATGATAATCGATATTACCAAGAGTGGTTATCAAAAAGGATACCTTCCCAAGGAAGGGATAGGCGTTTTTCATCCCTTTTTTGCCACCGCCAACGCTGCCTTCCGTAAGGAGGCTCTTCTCAAGACCGGAGGGTTCGACCCGAGATGCAGCACGGGAGAGGATATAGACCTCTCCATACGGGTGGCAAAAGCCGGCTATGAACTCTGGTTTGAACCATCCGCCCATATTACCCATTTTCATCGGTATACCTTGAGGGGGCTCTTGAAGCAATGGTTTAATTATGGTTACGGACATGCCTATCTCTTCAAGAAGCACATCAGGAGACGTCGTCTGCAGTTCTACCGTTATGACCTGTCTCCTAATAATAAAAACCCCTTTGGAATTGCCCGTGTCTTTGATATACCTTTCCCGGTTTACGGGATGGTTTTTCTGAACAGCTACCACCTAATGCATTTTAGCTTGTTGATAGCAGTTATCGCTTTTTTACTCTCGTTTTTTAAACTGGCGATTTTAGCCATGTCCACGTCGGTCTTGGCGGCTGCCTGGTATTTTGGGATGAGGTTTGATCCCCGAAACCCTTTTAAATCACTTTTATTCTCCGGGATCCGTTATATCGCCGACGGGGCGTATGTTTTGGGTGGGTTTATAGGCGGCGTTAAAGAGGGAATGATTTATCTCGAAGCAACCAGGACACGAAAACAAGGATAGATTAAACCTGTTTTTCATCTTTGAGGCTTCTTCTTAAGTAAAAGTAGGTCGTAGATTAAGATAAGGGTTGTGCCATGCCGCTGGCTCCACAAATGCATCTTACACTGAAGAATTTGAAGAGGGATATTCTCAGGAAATGCCGAAATTACTTGATACAGGGCAATAGCTACGCCCCTATGTATTTTGTCAATTGCCAGATATACCGCTTGCTCGAATATCTCATGAAAAAACGTTATTCTTCACTCCCGGGGGTCACTTCCATATACCTGGCCCATGGTCAGGCCGTTGGGGAGATATATCCCGGTTTAAGTGACTTCGACCTGGCTATAGTTTTTGAGACGTTGAAAAAGCACAAATTTTACGATGACCTTAGAAAGCCGTGGAGTTCTTTTAAACGGTTTTTCCCGTCTCGTGATATGTTGTTATTCACGAGACCGGAATTCGACCTCTGGCAAAATTTCGGGGGCGGAGAACCGTTGGACGAGCTGAGGCATTGGAAGTGTATATACGGTCCTGACCTCCGTCTTGACAATTACGAGCTCGATAGTCCTCAAGCGGAAAGGGATCGCTTTCTTCATGCGCTTGCCAAGTATCACACGCTTCTGTCGTCGGTAATCAAGGAAGAACCCGGCACTCCGTATATTGCCGTGGCGGCCCGAAGGAGCCTTTATAAAGCATTTTGCTCGTCGGTCCTACCGCTCGACAGAAAGTACCTGAATGTGGGAAATCAGTTCCAACGCCTTCAGCGATGGTCTGAAGATAATCGAAAAGAGAATAACCCCGTGGTAAGAGAGTTGATAAAGATGCGTGAGACCCGATTTCATAGCGGCTCAATTTCAGCCTTTAGGTTCTCGGCCTGCGCGTTGGCTTATGAGGTTATCGATAAAGCTCTGGAAAACTTTACATGCGGACACAATTTCCCGCCCAACGGCGTTCCTGGTTACGAAAAAACTATACCCCTTTCCAATCTATCTCAGGTAAAGGAGAAAATTAATGTTTTGGCGTTGGGCATTGCGGAGCTTCTGCAGGAAAAACTGGAAACCGTTATGCTCGCCTCGGACGGGTCACACTTCGGCTACAAGTTATTATGTATTCT is a genomic window containing:
- a CDS encoding glycosyltransferase family A protein, translated to MSDMERLRTSVVIVTKDRPENLRTLLRSLVGQSLKPDEVLVVDNNSKKSYESVFEEFRNILPLKTFVETTPGIPAARNRGIQESSGDIILFTDDDCEAGNTWVENLVKPFYQNPYIGAVGGEIFSAEKNGSLVEEFCISETLMRMGRQEAEN
- a CDS encoding glycosyltransferase family 2 protein — translated: MIIDITKSGYQKGYLPKEGIGVFHPFFATANAAFRKEALLKTGGFDPRCSTGEDIDLSIRVAKAGYELWFEPSAHITHFHRYTLRGLLKQWFNYGYGHAYLFKKHIRRRRLQFYRYDLSPNNKNPFGIARVFDIPFPVYGMVFLNSYHLMHFSLLIAVIAFLLSFFKLAILAMSTSVLAAAWYFGMRFDPRNPFKSLLFSGIRYIADGAYVLGGFIGGVKEGMIYLEATRTRKQG